The proteins below come from a single Dermacentor albipictus isolate Rhodes 1998 colony chromosome 7, USDA_Dalb.pri_finalv2, whole genome shotgun sequence genomic window:
- the LOC135907280 gene encoding uncharacterized protein has protein sequence MHSNEMQPDTEPTGTTEQQDVSAVSIPLPPYWDRNPAVWFLQAESQFILSGVRTEQRKYHLVVSALSPTAAEEVADLLSGPPSVTPYSDLKAALLERTTTSQRARMQQLLSAEDLGDRRPSQLLRRMRQLMSDNTTVSDDRLLRELFMQRLPVNVQMVLATATVMDLNSLASLADKVMEVVTPAVCNVTSSSPTASSAPQTSSSADSPIDVLCNRLDQLVCAAERHRTSPRHGRYRSSSRSRRPREERSRSQTPPRVCFYHRRFGQEARHCLRPCAWQGNQPADL, from the coding sequence ATGCACAGCAACGAGATGCAACCAGACACTGAACCTACGGGCACGACCGAGCAACAAGACGTCTCCGCGGTTTCCATCCCACTCCCACCATACTGGGACCGCAACCCTGCAGTTTGGTTTCTGCAAGCGGAATCGCAATTTATTCTCTCTGGCGTTCGCACGGAACAACGCAAGTACCACCTAGTTGTTTCGGCACTGTCGCCTACTGCTGCAGAAGAAGTTGCCGACCTGCTTTCTGGACCGCCTTCCGTCACTCCATACAGCGATCTTAAGGCTGCACTTCTCGAGCGCACAACAACATCGCAGCGAGCCCGCATGCAACAGTTGCTCTCCGCTGAGGACTTGGGAGACCGTCGGCCAAGCCAGCTCCTTCGCCGTATGCGACAGCTCATGAGCGACAACACAACAGTAAGCGATGACCGCCTCCTGCGGGAACTGTTCATGCAGCGCCTTCCAGTAAACGTTCAGATGGTACTCGCTACAGCCACGGTGATGGACCTCAACAGCCTTGCCAGCTTGGCGGACAAAGTCATGGAGGTGGTGACGCCAGCGGTGTGCAACGTAACATCATCAAGCCCCACTGCGAGTTCAGCCCCGCAAACATCATCCTCCGCCGATTCTCCCATCGACGTGCTCTGCAATCGCCTTGATCAATTAGTTTGTGCTGCGGAGCGTCATCGCACTTCACCCCGTCACGGAAGGTACCGCAGCTCGAGTAGATCACGGCGTCCAAGAGAAGAACGCTCCCGGTCTCAAACGCCACCACGGGTATGCTTTTATCACCGCCGCTTCGGGCAGGAGGCGCGCCACTGCCTCCGTCCTTGTGCATGGCAGGGAAACCAGCCGGCCGACCTTTAA